The Mucilaginibacter mallensis genome has a segment encoding these proteins:
- a CDS encoding prephenate dehydrogenase: MNIGLIGLGDMGRLYAKAFAKAGYQVCGCDLPENRNKLEEELLPLGIKILDSGKDVARVNDLIIYSVEAEKLEQVVAECGPVTKFGAIVAGQTSVKTPEIAIFEKYLPEDTQIITFHGMHGPGFEPKGQKLILIPHRCDKAAYQRMYDLFTAIGSDIVEMVDYHEHDKIVADTQAVTHVGFESMGTAWKSAGFFPWENGSYIGGIDNVKILTTLRIFSYKAHVYAGLAILNPYAKQQVKRYAESESELFKLMIKEEEADFRSRLYRARDFVFHESRKPIMLNDAVMKEFSLAQKPELQKPNSHLSILSMVDAWYHLGVNPYDNLICQTPPFRLRLGIAEYLFKNEDLLEESIKTALYDKTIRGDDLEFHSAVREWSAIIGYGDMEGYKKHFNEVQNFFSHRLEEGKAQSAELIRRLMME, from the coding sequence ATGAATATTGGTTTAATAGGGTTAGGCGATATGGGCCGGTTGTATGCAAAAGCCTTTGCTAAAGCAGGTTACCAGGTTTGCGGATGCGATTTACCCGAAAATAGAAATAAACTTGAAGAAGAATTATTGCCTCTGGGTATCAAAATACTGGATAGCGGCAAGGATGTAGCACGCGTAAATGACCTGATTATTTATTCAGTTGAAGCAGAAAAACTGGAGCAGGTAGTAGCTGAATGCGGGCCCGTTACTAAATTCGGGGCCATTGTAGCCGGGCAAACATCGGTAAAAACACCGGAGATCGCCATATTTGAAAAATACCTGCCTGAAGATACACAGATCATCACCTTTCATGGTATGCATGGCCCGGGTTTTGAGCCCAAAGGGCAAAAATTGATACTGATACCTCACCGTTGTGATAAGGCAGCTTACCAGCGTATGTACGATCTGTTCACAGCTATTGGAAGTGATATTGTTGAGATGGTTGATTACCATGAGCACGATAAAATAGTTGCCGATACACAGGCCGTAACTCATGTTGGTTTTGAAAGCATGGGCACCGCCTGGAAATCTGCTGGATTTTTCCCCTGGGAAAATGGCTCTTATATTGGAGGGATAGATAATGTGAAGATATTAACCACCCTGCGCATATTCAGTTACAAGGCCCACGTGTATGCAGGCCTGGCTATATTAAACCCTTATGCCAAACAGCAGGTTAAACGCTATGCCGAATCGGAATCAGAATTATTTAAGCTGATGATAAAAGAGGAGGAGGCTGATTTCAGGTCGAGGCTTTACCGTGCCCGCGACTTTGTTTTTCATGAAAGCCGCAAACCCATTATGCTGAATGATGCCGTGATGAAAGAGTTTTCGCTAGCGCAAAAACCAGAATTGCAGAAACCTAATTCGCATTTAAGCATTTTAAGCATGGTTGATGCCTGGTATCACCTGGGCGTAAACCCCTATGATAACCTCATCTGCCAAACGCCACCTTTCCGACTGCGTTTAGGCATTGCCGAATACCTGTTTAAAAATGAGGACCTGCTGGAAGAATCTATCAAAACCGCGCTTTACGATAAAACCATCCGCGGTGACGATCTGGAATTCCATTCAGCAGTACGGGAATGGTCGGCCATAATAGGTTACGGCGATATGGAAGGTTATAAAAAGCATTTTAATGAAGTGCAAAACTTCTTTAGTCACCGATTGGAAGAAGGTAAAGCACAAAGCGCGGAGTTGATCAGGAGATTGATGATGGAATAA
- the rplV gene encoding 50S ribosomal protein L22 yields the protein MEATTKIKKSVLIRQQKEAAKAIVGGSSVAKLQNCPTSPRKMRLVVDLIRGENVEKALYILKFTNKEAAIRVEKLLLSAIKNWEAKNEDKRVEDSALYVKEISVGGGRQLKRLRPAPQGRGYRIRKRSNHVTLIVDSKNDNN from the coding sequence ATGGAAGCAACAACTAAAATCAAAAAGTCTGTATTGATCAGGCAACAAAAAGAAGCAGCAAAAGCCATAGTAGGCGGCTCTTCAGTTGCTAAATTACAGAACTGCCCAACTTCACCACGCAAAATGCGTTTGGTGGTTGATCTGATCCGTGGTGAAAACGTTGAGAAAGCGTTATACATCTTAAAATTTACAAATAAAGAAGCAGCGATACGCGTTGAGAAACTATTGCTTTCAGCTATCAAAAACTGGGAAGCAAAAAACGAAGACAAACGTGTTGAAGATAGTGCACTATATGTTAAAGAGATTTCAGTAGGTGGTGGCCGTCAATTAAAAAGACTGCGCCCTGCTCCGCAAGGAAGAGGATACCGCATACGCAAACGCTCAAACCATGTAACACTTATTGTGGACAGTAAAAACGATAACAATTAA
- a CDS encoding energy transducer TonB yields MINPKLFFALLIFLTISFGIVNAQDTTKKDTSKRIFVAVEQEPLFPGGVQGFYKYIAKNLKYPEVANVLGLEGKVIVSFVIEKDGSMADVKPITCLGAGCESEAARVISQSPLWKPGIQKGEPVRVMYTVPISFGFGGAKEPTYMKNLRKSNYGFVFFIKGAPYSIDDAETMLGKSFDPATIQSVEDYDNPKYAMPDKKAVYLVVMKNS; encoded by the coding sequence ATGATTAACCCTAAACTTTTCTTCGCATTATTAATATTTCTGACAATATCATTTGGCATTGTTAATGCGCAGGATACAACCAAAAAAGACACCAGCAAACGAATCTTCGTTGCTGTAGAACAAGAGCCACTATTTCCGGGCGGAGTACAAGGCTTCTACAAATACATAGCTAAAAATCTTAAGTATCCTGAAGTCGCCAATGTTTTGGGCCTTGAAGGTAAAGTGATTGTTTCGTTTGTTATTGAGAAAGATGGCTCAATGGCAGATGTAAAGCCCATTACATGCCTTGGTGCAGGGTGCGAATCAGAAGCAGCACGGGTTATATCCCAGTCGCCATTATGGAAGCCTGGCATACAAAAAGGCGAACCGGTAAGAGTAATGTACACAGTACCGATAAGTTTTGGCTTTGGCGGGGCTAAAGAACCCACCTATATGAAAAACCTGAGAAAATCTAACTACGGTTTTGTTTTCTTTATAAAGGGCGCCCCCTATTCAATTGATGACGCCGAAACCATGTTGGGCAAATCCTTCGACCCGGCAACCATTCAGAGCGTTGAGGATTATGACAATCCCAAATATGCCATGCCCGATAAAAAGGCAGTATATTTAGTAGTGATGAAGAACAGTTAA
- the rplP gene encoding 50S ribosomal protein L16: MLQPKRTKFRKMQKGKMKGNASRGAELSFGSFGIKSLEPAWITSRQIEAARIAVTRFMKREGQVWIRIFPDKPVTKKPAEVRMGKGKGAPEYWVAVVRPGRIIFEAEGVPLETAKEALRLAAQKLPVQTRFIVRRDYVEA; the protein is encoded by the coding sequence ATGCTACAGCCAAAAAGAACGAAGTTCAGAAAGATGCAAAAAGGCAAAATGAAAGGAAACGCCAGTCGTGGCGCTGAACTTTCATTCGGATCTTTCGGTATAAAATCACTGGAACCGGCCTGGATCACCAGCCGCCAGATAGAAGCTGCACGTATTGCTGTTACACGTTTTATGAAACGTGAAGGCCAGGTGTGGATCAGGATATTCCCTGACAAGCCTGTAACCAAAAAACCAGCAGAGGTACGTATGGGTAAAGGTAAAGGTGCGCCGGAATACTGGGTAGCGGTAGTACGCCCCGGAAGGATCATCTTTGAAGCAGAAGGTGTACCACTGGAAACAGCTAAAGAGGCATTACGCCTTGCGGCACAAAAATTACCAGTGCAAACAAGATTTATAGTACGTAGAGATTACGTGGAAGCATAA
- the rplC gene encoding 50S ribosomal protein L3, with protein MSGIIGKKVGMTSIFDETGKNIPCTVIEAGPCVVTQVKSVDTDGYAAVQLAYGEKKEKNTSGPLKGHFQKAGTSPKRKLVEFKTFEDEKNLGDTVTVEIFATGDFVDVVGTSKGKGFQGVVKRHGFGGVGMQTHGQHNRLRAPGSLGASSWPSRVFKGMRMAGQMGNERVKVQNVQVLKVYPEQNLLVIKGSIPGAKGSFVIVDK; from the coding sequence ATGTCAGGAATTATTGGTAAAAAAGTAGGAATGACCAGCATTTTCGATGAAACAGGGAAGAATATTCCTTGCACGGTAATCGAAGCTGGCCCTTGCGTTGTAACACAAGTGAAATCTGTGGATACAGACGGATATGCTGCCGTACAGTTAGCATATGGTGAGAAAAAAGAAAAGAACACCTCAGGTCCTTTAAAAGGTCACTTCCAAAAAGCAGGTACGTCTCCAAAGCGTAAACTGGTTGAATTCAAAACTTTCGAAGACGAAAAAAATCTAGGTGACACAGTTACTGTAGAGATTTTCGCTACGGGAGATTTTGTGGATGTGGTTGGTACATCTAAAGGTAAAGGTTTTCAGGGCGTAGTTAAACGTCACGGTTTTGGTGGTGTGGGTATGCAAACTCACGGTCAGCACAATCGTTTACGTGCGCCAGGTTCATTGGGTGCCTCATCATGGCCTTCACGTGTATTTAAAGGTATGCGCATGGCTGGTCAAATGGGTAATGAGCGTGTAAAAGTTCAAAACGTACAAGTTTTGAAAGTTTATCCGGAGCAAAACCTGTTAGTAATTAAAGGTTCCATCCCTGGAGCTAAGGGTTCATTCGTAATAGTGGATAAATAA
- the rplB gene encoding 50S ribosomal protein L2, protein MAVKRFKPVTPGTRFRVDVSNSDITTNVPEKSLVVSANTRSGGRNNSGKMTMRYMGGGHKQAYRLIDFKRNKFDIPAKVATIEYDPNRSARIALLHFVDGEKRYMIAPAGLEVGQTVVSGETATPEVGNTMPLKNIPLGSIIHNIELNPGQGGSIARSAGTYAQLSARDGKYAIIKLPSGETRMILSTCLATIGTVSNGEKANAVLGKAGRKRWLGRRPRVRGVAMNPVDHPMGGGEGRASGGHPRSRKGLLAKGYKTRDKKKTSDRYIIERRKK, encoded by the coding sequence ATGGCAGTTAAAAGATTTAAACCGGTTACCCCGGGCACACGTTTCAGGGTTGATGTATCTAATTCAGATATAACAACTAATGTACCTGAAAAGTCGTTGGTTGTTTCAGCCAACACACGTTCAGGCGGTCGTAACAACAGCGGTAAAATGACTATGCGCTACATGGGTGGTGGTCATAAACAAGCATACAGGTTAATAGATTTCAAACGTAATAAATTTGATATCCCTGCAAAGGTTGCAACTATAGAGTATGATCCTAACCGTTCAGCACGTATAGCACTGTTACACTTTGTTGATGGAGAGAAAAGATATATGATCGCTCCGGCAGGATTAGAAGTTGGACAAACTGTTGTATCTGGCGAAACAGCTACTCCTGAAGTAGGTAATACAATGCCATTGAAAAATATCCCTTTGGGCTCTATTATTCACAACATTGAATTAAACCCAGGTCAGGGAGGTTCTATCGCACGCAGCGCAGGCACTTACGCACAGCTTTCAGCACGTGATGGCAAATATGCTATCATCAAATTGCCTTCAGGCGAAACACGTATGATACTGTCAACTTGTTTGGCAACTATCGGTACCGTTTCAAACGGCGAGAAAGCAAACGCTGTGTTAGGTAAAGCTGGCCGCAAACGCTGGTTAGGCCGTCGCCCAAGAGTTCGTGGTGTAGCCATGAACCCGGTAGATCACCCTATGGGTGGTGGTGAGGGAAGAGCCTCAGGTGGTCACCCACGTTCACGTAAAGGTTTATTAGCTAAAGGCTACAAAACCCGTGACAAAAAGAAAACATCGGATCGTTATATCATTGAAAGAAGGAAGAAATAA
- the rpsQ gene encoding 30S ribosomal protein S17, which produces MERNLRKTRTGLVVSNKMEKSIVVAVERKVKHPIYGKFVKKTTKFMAHDETNTCGIGDTVLIMETRPLSKSKNWRLVQIIERAK; this is translated from the coding sequence ATGGAAAGAAATTTAAGAAAAACACGTACCGGCCTGGTAGTTAGCAACAAGATGGAGAAATCTATCGTGGTAGCTGTTGAGCGGAAAGTGAAGCACCCGATTTATGGTAAGTTCGTTAAGAAAACTACCAAATTTATGGCTCATGACGAAACTAATACCTGTGGTATTGGAGATACCGTATTGATTATGGAAACCCGTCCGTTGAGCAAGAGCAAAAACTGGAGATTAGTTCAAATTATAGAAAGGGCTAAATAA
- a CDS encoding C45 family autoproteolytic acyltransferase/hydolase: MKSLIKLGATLVIALVFFSCKQKPVVHNRLGNATREEKNGWIYVHLSGSPSDIGYQHGYLLAKEIDTLIKVMQFYLPHTSNKDWAFYRAASKRFLWAKIDPEYQAEIKGIAEGLQARGMKYDSLDITALNANIELSSYYVPSLENKLKPGSGNNKAPGNCSAFIATGSYTKDGKIVIGHNNWTDYIEGERWNVIADIKPEKGNHILMDCAPGLIHSGDDFVVTGSGILITETTITGFEGFDTTQTPEFVRARRAAQYANSIDDVIKIMTTNNNGGYANDWLIGDTKTNEVAKLELGLKDYKVWRSKDTAMIGSNFPSDPKLIKEETTFNVNDPTNSPNARKLRMQKLVAVDYKGKLTDSTGKVIEGDTYDALNKKNAFDRCVIDGHVDEDPRGVPEWSEGPYFPMGAVQGKVTTTDLANKMQLWAHMGHPGGADFLAAPFFKKHPEYSYQSKYLRDMKAYPWTLFTAK; the protein is encoded by the coding sequence ATGAAAAGTCTTATCAAACTAGGGGCTACCCTTGTTATTGCCTTAGTGTTTTTCAGCTGCAAGCAAAAACCTGTTGTTCATAACCGGCTGGGTAATGCTACCCGCGAAGAAAAGAACGGCTGGATATATGTGCACCTCTCTGGCTCACCATCAGACATTGGCTATCAGCATGGCTATTTACTGGCAAAAGAAATTGATACTTTAATAAAGGTAATGCAGTTTTACCTGCCACACACCAGCAACAAGGATTGGGCCTTTTACCGCGCGGCATCAAAAAGATTTTTATGGGCTAAAATTGATCCTGAATATCAGGCTGAGATAAAAGGCATAGCCGAAGGCCTGCAAGCCCGCGGCATGAAATACGATTCGCTGGATATTACCGCGCTGAATGCCAATATCGAGCTATCATCATACTATGTACCCAGCCTGGAGAATAAATTAAAACCCGGCAGCGGTAATAATAAGGCCCCCGGCAATTGTAGCGCTTTTATTGCCACCGGCAGCTATACCAAGGATGGCAAAATAGTGATAGGCCATAATAACTGGACAGATTACATTGAGGGCGAACGCTGGAACGTTATTGCCGATATTAAACCTGAAAAAGGCAACCATATATTAATGGATTGTGCACCCGGACTTATACATAGCGGCGACGATTTTGTAGTAACCGGCAGTGGTATATTAATTACCGAAACTACCATAACCGGCTTTGAAGGTTTCGACACTACGCAAACCCCTGAATTTGTTCGTGCACGCAGGGCTGCTCAATACGCCAATAGCATTGATGACGTAATAAAAATAATGACCACCAATAACAATGGCGGTTACGCTAACGACTGGCTGATAGGCGATACCAAAACTAATGAAGTTGCCAAGCTTGAACTGGGCCTGAAAGATTATAAGGTATGGCGATCAAAGGATACAGCTATGATAGGCTCAAATTTCCCGAGTGATCCTAAACTGATAAAGGAAGAGACTACATTTAATGTGAATGACCCAACCAACTCACCCAATGCCCGTAAATTACGGATGCAGAAACTAGTGGCTGTTGACTATAAGGGCAAGCTGACCGATTCGACAGGTAAAGTTATTGAGGGTGATACCTACGATGCTCTAAATAAGAAAAATGCTTTTGACCGTTGTGTAATCGACGGGCACGTAGATGAAGACCCGAGAGGCGTACCTGAATGGAGCGAAGGCCCCTACTTCCCAATGGGTGCGGTACAAGGCAAGGTTACCACAACCGATCTGGCCAATAAGATGCAGCTATGGGCACATATGGGCCACCCAGGCGGGGCCGACTTTTTAGCAGCACCCTTCTTTAAAAAACACCCGGAATACAGCTACCAAAGCAAATATCTGCGTGATATGAAGGCCTATCCCTGGACATTGTTTACAGCAAAGTGA
- a CDS encoding acyl-CoA thioesterase codes for MNFYTRKWVKPEDLNAHGTLFGGSLLRWIDEEAAIYAIIQLGTNSCVTKYMSEINFINSARQGDIIELGIKATHFGHTSITLACEVRNKISHKSILTVDKIVFVSIDEYGKPKAHGKTAITYTDERLREED; via the coding sequence ATGAATTTTTACACTCGTAAATGGGTAAAACCAGAAGACCTTAATGCACATGGTACACTATTCGGTGGGAGTTTGCTGCGCTGGATAGATGAAGAAGCCGCTATATATGCTATCATACAACTGGGAACCAATAGCTGCGTTACCAAGTACATGTCTGAAATTAACTTTATTAATTCGGCCCGCCAGGGGGATATTATTGAGCTGGGAATTAAAGCAACCCATTTTGGTCATACCTCCATTACCCTGGCCTGTGAAGTGCGCAACAAGATCTCACACAAATCCATCCTAACCGTTGATAAGATAGTATTTGTAAGTATTGATGAATATGGCAAGCCCAAAGCCCACGGCAAAACAGCAATTACTTATACTGATGAACGGCTGAGGGAGGAAGATTAA
- the rplW gene encoding 50S ribosomal protein L23: MEILKKPLLTEKVTQLTEKLNRYAFVVDPRANKIQIKAAIETMYGVTITDVNTMRYVGKLKSRNTKAGAVSGRAAAYKKAIITLKDGEVIDFYSNI; the protein is encoded by the coding sequence ATGGAAATCTTAAAAAAACCCTTACTTACTGAAAAAGTAACTCAATTAACTGAGAAGCTTAACCGTTACGCTTTTGTAGTTGATCCAAGAGCTAACAAAATTCAGATTAAGGCAGCAATAGAAACTATGTACGGTGTTACCATTACAGATGTAAACACCATGAGGTATGTAGGTAAATTAAAAAGCCGCAATACAAAAGCAGGCGCCGTTAGCGGTCGTGCTGCAGCGTATAAGAAAGCGATCATCACGCTGAAAGACGGTGAAGTTATAGACTTTTACAGCAATATATAA
- a CDS encoding dCTP deaminase domain-containing protein, with translation MTTLFDGDPKTNSSILSDKEITDYINRELLITKDSFATSSLEASSYDLRVGKKGIIGGDGIELNLEEKPMEIPPGSYAGIVSFENMAFPKNICARLGSKRTLSYEGIILLTGSIVDPGYKGHLLFGLYNASPKKVIIRYGRKICNIVFEKLGVEPEKDVQPEPNLLNGNLPDQFIDKMANMEVLPWMQISDRVKQIENITKDIIDLKARYEDVLKPIKDLTNNVVQLTSSVTAISVQTKSLAEDLEKANQLVNENSKQINQLTQNLTITSTQFNSTISNISSLSKDLKDQEDHLKDLTIGFKSQSVWNKILGGIVLIVIGALISWLVSKALK, from the coding sequence ATGACAACTTTATTTGATGGTGATCCTAAAACTAATTCGTCTATTTTATCTGATAAAGAAATAACCGATTACATCAATAGAGAATTATTAATAACTAAGGATTCTTTTGCAACATCATCCTTAGAAGCCTCTAGTTATGATCTAAGGGTAGGAAAAAAAGGAATTATAGGTGGTGACGGTATAGAGTTGAATTTGGAAGAAAAACCAATGGAAATCCCACCGGGCTCGTATGCTGGAATTGTTTCTTTTGAGAACATGGCTTTTCCTAAAAACATTTGTGCGCGTCTTGGTTCAAAGAGAACACTTTCTTATGAAGGAATAATCCTATTGACAGGCAGTATAGTTGATCCAGGATATAAAGGTCACTTGCTTTTTGGGTTATATAATGCATCACCAAAAAAGGTTATAATTCGTTATGGTAGAAAAATCTGCAATATTGTTTTTGAAAAACTAGGCGTTGAACCGGAAAAGGATGTTCAGCCTGAACCCAATTTATTAAATGGTAATCTACCCGATCAATTTATAGATAAAATGGCTAATATGGAAGTTTTGCCTTGGATGCAAATAAGCGACAGGGTAAAACAAATAGAAAATATTACTAAAGATATTATAGATCTAAAAGCAAGATATGAGGATGTTTTGAAACCAATCAAAGATTTAACAAATAATGTAGTACAACTAACAAGTTCAGTAACTGCAATTTCAGTCCAAACCAAATCTTTAGCTGAAGATTTGGAAAAAGCCAATCAATTAGTTAATGAAAACAGTAAACAAATAAATCAATTAACGCAGAATCTTACTATTACTTCAACACAATTTAATTCTACTATTTCCAATATTAGCTCGCTTTCAAAAGACTTAAAAGATCAAGAAGATCATCTTAAGGATTTAACAATTGGCTTTAAAAGTCAATCCGTTTGGAATAAGATCTTAGGTGGTATCGTATTAATAGTGATTGGAGCGTTAATTTCTTGGTTAGTATCCAAAGCATTAAAATAG
- the rpsS gene encoding 30S ribosomal protein S19, producing the protein MARSIRKGPYIDHNLDRKVTTLNDSNKKSVVKTWSRRSMISPDFVGHTFAVHNGNKFIPVYVTENMVGHKLGEFAPTRTFRGHAEKKK; encoded by the coding sequence ATGGCTCGTTCAATTAGAAAAGGACCTTACATCGATCATAACCTTGACAGAAAGGTTACGACGCTAAATGATTCAAATAAGAAATCAGTAGTAAAAACATGGTCACGTCGTTCCATGATCTCTCCTGATTTTGTTGGTCATACATTTGCAGTACACAACGGTAACAAATTTATACCAGTGTATGTAACAGAAAATATGGTTGGTCATAAGTTGGGTGAATTTGCCCCAACCCGTACATTCCGCGGTCACGCAGAAAAGAAAAAATAA
- the rpsC gene encoding 30S ribosomal protein S3, whose protein sequence is MGQKANPIGNRLGIIKGWDSNWFGGNHYADKLVEDEKIRKYLSARINKGGVSKIVIERTLKRITVTIHTARPGIVIGKGGAEVDKIKEELKKLTKKEVQINIFEIKRPELDAQLVAEGIAKQLEARISFRRAMKTTIASTMRMGAEGIKVMTSGRLGGAEMARSEQYKEGRIPLHTFRADIDYALAEALTTYGKIGVKVWICKGEVYGKRDLSPNIGGTSSNSGKGGRPEGNAAGFGGRGNERGGERGGERRGGPNDKRGGGSNDRRGNAGGGGNRPGGPNRQGGGPGANRGGGNRPGGPGKR, encoded by the coding sequence ATGGGACAGAAAGCAAATCCAATAGGTAACAGATTAGGAATCATCAAAGGTTGGGATTCTAATTGGTTCGGTGGAAATCACTATGCCGACAAATTAGTTGAAGACGAAAAGATCCGCAAATATCTTTCAGCACGTATAAACAAAGGTGGTGTATCTAAAATAGTTATCGAGCGTACTTTAAAACGCATCACTGTAACTATCCACACAGCACGCCCGGGTATCGTAATTGGTAAAGGCGGCGCAGAGGTTGATAAGATCAAAGAAGAATTGAAAAAACTGACTAAAAAGGAAGTTCAGATCAACATATTCGAGATCAAACGCCCTGAGCTTGACGCACAATTAGTTGCTGAAGGTATAGCAAAACAACTTGAGGCTCGTATCTCATTCCGTCGTGCCATGAAAACTACTATTGCTTCAACCATGAGAATGGGTGCTGAAGGAATAAAAGTAATGACATCAGGCCGTTTAGGCGGTGCGGAAATGGCACGTAGCGAACAATATAAAGAAGGAAGAATTCCTCTGCACACATTCCGTGCTGATATTGACTACGCATTAGCAGAAGCATTAACTACTTATGGTAAAATAGGTGTTAAAGTATGGATCTGCAAAGGCGAAGTTTACGGCAAACGCGATCTATCTCCAAACATTGGTGGTACTAGCAGCAACAGCGGTAAAGGTGGCAGGCCAGAAGGTAACGCGGCAGGCTTCGGCGGTCGTGGTAACGAAAGAGGCGGCGAGCGCGGTGGCGAACGCAGAGGAGGCCCTAATGATAAAAGAGGTGGTGGAAGCAACGATCGTCGCGGTAACGCAGGTGGTGGTGGAAATCGTCCGGGTGGACCAAATCGCCAGGGTGGCGGTCCCGGTGCAAATCGCGGTGGTGGAAATCGCCCGGGTGGCCCAGGAAAGAGATAA
- the rpmC gene encoding 50S ribosomal protein L29, with product MKNSEILELSTEELVARIGEERASLTKLKFAHAVSAIENPTRITKVRKDVARLTTELTKRKAAPASEKN from the coding sequence ATGAAGAACTCAGAAATTTTAGAGCTATCAACTGAAGAATTGGTTGCAAGAATCGGCGAAGAGAGAGCAAGTCTCACAAAACTGAAATTTGCACATGCGGTTTCGGCTATTGAGAACCCAACACGTATTACAAAAGTACGCAAGGATGTTGCTCGTTTAACTACTGAATTAACTAAGCGCAAAGCTGCGCCGGCTTCTGAAAAGAATTAA
- the rplD gene encoding 50S ribosomal protein L4: MEVKVLNVSGKETGAKVQLPESVFGIEPNDHAIYLDVKQFLANQRQGTHKSKQRNEIAGSTRKLYKQKGTGGARAGSVKSPLFNGGGRVFGPQPRDYSFKLNKKLKALARKSALTYKAQDNSILVLEDFNFDSIKTKTYIQMQADLNVTNDKTLLVLAGVENNNVYLSSRNLKKTKVISVEQLNTYDVLNAGKLLLTAGAVKTLEEALAK; this comes from the coding sequence ATGGAAGTTAAAGTATTAAATGTATCAGGTAAAGAAACAGGTGCCAAAGTGCAACTTCCTGAGTCCGTATTCGGTATCGAACCTAACGATCACGCTATCTATCTTGATGTTAAGCAGTTTTTAGCTAATCAACGTCAGGGTACGCACAAATCAAAGCAGCGTAACGAAATTGCAGGTTCAACCCGTAAATTATATAAGCAAAAAGGTACAGGCGGTGCCCGTGCAGGTAGCGTAAAATCACCATTGTTTAATGGTGGTGGTCGTGTATTCGGTCCGCAACCACGCGATTACAGCTTCAAATTAAACAAGAAGCTTAAAGCGCTGGCACGTAAATCAGCCTTAACATACAAAGCACAAGACAATAGCATTTTAGTGTTGGAAGATTTCAACTTTGATTCTATCAAAACTAAAACCTATATACAAATGCAAGCCGACCTGAATGTTACTAATGATAAAACATTATTAGTATTAGCAGGTGTGGAAAATAACAATGTGTATTTATCAAGCAGGAATCTGAAAAAAACTAAGGTGATTTCAGTTGAGCAGCTAAACACTTATGATGTGTTAAACGCTGGTAAACTTTTATTAACCGCAGGTGCTGTTAAAACTTTGGAGGAAGCATTAGCTAAGTAA